The Ancylobacter sp. SL191 nucleotide sequence GAGCAGCAGCAGCAGCCAGGCGAGCAGGCTGGTGGTACGGTCAAAAATAGCGAGGCCGAGCAGCGCGGAGACCGCGATAAAGGCGCCGATCACCGGCCACAGCCAGAGCACGCGCACGAGGCGCGGCCCGCTCAGCGCCATCGCCCCCCGCTCGATCGCGATGGCGATGGCAATGGCAACGGCCGGGAACAGCGGCAGCAGATGTGCGGGAAACTTCGTCGGGATGAGGTCGAGCACGGCCCAGGCCGGCACGACCCAGGCGAGGAGCAGCCGCATCGTGCGCAGCCGGCGGGCTTTCCACAGCATGGGCGCGGCCAGCACCGCAAGCGGCGCAGCCGGCCAGAACATACCTCCAAACGCGACCAGCAATGTGCCCGGCAGCGGTCCTGTGCCCTGGAAGGACGGTGATACCCGCCCCATCATGGCCCGCGCCGCCGAGGCCACGTTGCTGTCATCCATGCCGAAATGGCGCAGCAGGTACCAGACCAGCCCGACAAGGCCGCAGAGAGCTAGGCCCACGACGGGAAAGGTGACACGCAACGCACGAAAGGAACGATCCACAGCGACAAGCGCCAGCAGCGTCATCAACGGGTAGAACAGCGCCATGAGCCCGCGCGAGAATAGCGCGACGGCGAGCGAACCCCACAGAATGGCCACGAGCGCGCGCGGGGCGCCCGTCGGCAACAGACTGTCGGCCTCACGGGCCTGCGTCGGCAGATAAAGCCGGGCGAGCGCACCGAGCATAGCCGCGGCCGCGGAGAGCATGACGGCATCCGCAACGGCAAGGCGCGCCGCCACACCCACGGCGGCCGAGGAACCCAGCAGAATGGCCGCCAGCAGCGCCCCACGCCGTCCGGTAAAGGCGAGCGCCGCCCAGAAGGTGAGCAGCACCGCCGCAATGGCCGCCAGCAGCGAGGGAAGACGGTAGAGCCAGATCGTGTGATCGGCATTCCTGACGCCTGCCAGCTGGGCGGCACCAACCAGCGCGGACTGCACCCAATACCAGCCCAGCGGGCGGGTATGCGCGCTTTCGCTGCCGATCCGGGTTTCCGCGAGCTGCCCGGTATCCACCATTTGCCGCGAGATCAGCGCAAAGCGCGCCTCGTCCCGGTCAAGAACGGGAGTGGCAAAGAAGCCGGGGAGGAAAGCGACGAGGCACAGCAGGACCAGCAACAGGACGCATCGCATATTGGTCCGGGACGCGCCATCGACGAGGCCAACAAGGCGGCTTGCGAGCCTTAGACCGCGCAGCGGCGCGCGTGTCATGGCGGAACTTTCGTCCCACAGGGCCTCAGGCTTCATCATGCTCGTCCGATTCGAGATGACGGGAACATAACAGAAGGCCGGAGGCGCCGCCGAGACCGCGACGATGTCACATCAGCGCATCAAGCGGGCCGGGAGCGCCATAGGAGGCGAGTTCGGGGCTCCAGCCCTTGAGCAGCGCAGGGACGCGGGAGGCCGGCAGTGCCTTGGAGTAGAGAAAGCCCTGCGCAAAGTCGCAGCCATTGGCCCGCAGATAGGCTGCCTGTGAGAACGTCTCAACGCCCTCGGCCACGGTCTCAATGCCAAGACTCTGACCGAGATTGATGACGGCGCGCACGATGGCGGCATCGTCGATATCGTGCTCGATGTCATGCACGAAGGAGCGGTCGATCTTGATGCGATCAACCGGAAACTGCTTCAGATGGCTCAGTGACGCGAAGCCGGTGCCGAAATCGTCGAGTGCGATGCGGATGCCGGCCTGATTGAGGATCTGCAGGCTCTGACGGACCATCTCCGTTCCACGGCCAAGGAACACGGTTTCGGTCACCTCTATGGTGAGCCGCTCCGCGCCGAGGCCCGCGAGGTCGAGAGCGGTAAGCACGCGTTCCGGCAACTCGCCATGGGCGAATTCGGGTGAGCTGACATTGATCGCGACATGCCCATACTCGCAGCCGAGCGCGGTCCACTGTGCCATGTCGCGCGTGGTCAGCTGCAGCAGACGCTCGCCCATCTCGACGGACAGATGGGGATCCTCGAAAATCGCGCTGAACTCCTGCGGCCCCAGCACGCCGCGACGCGGATGCCGCCAGCGCAGCAGCGCCTCGAAGCCGACAATGGCTCCGGTCGAGAGCGACACTTTCGGCTGATAGAAGGGCTGGAACTCCCCGTTTTTCAAACCAAGCCTGACGCGGGCGGCTAGTTGCACGCGGTTCTCGGTCGCCTTCTGCATGCGCGGATCATAGCCGATCGCAATGCCCCGACCGGCGGATTTGGCGCGATAAAGGGCGATGTCCGCGTTCTTCAGTAGGGTGGAAGGGTCGGTACCATGATCCGGCGCCACGGTCACACCGATGCTGCCGCGGCAGGACAGAGAGGTGCGCCGATACTCGAAGGGCAGGCTCAGCGCGGCAAGGATGCGTTGCGCGACGATCATGCCGTCATCGGCATTTTCCATGCGCGACAGCAGCACGATGAACTCGTCGCCGCCGAGCCGCGCCACCGTGTCCAGCTCCGACACACTCGCCATGAGCCGCCGCGCCACCTCGATGAGGAGCGCGTCGCCGGCATCGTGGCCAAGGGTGTCGTTGACGTCCTTGAACTGGTCCAGGTCGACCAGCAGTACCCCGACATAGCCCCCGCTGCGGCGCGCGCGGCGCAGGGCAATATCCAGCTTGTCGCGCATGAGCCCCCGATTGGGGAGGTCGGTGAGCGCATCATGATTGGCCATGTGCCACATGCGCTGCTCGGCCTGCTTGCGCTCGGTCACGTCCTGCATGATGCCGAAGGCGCGCGCAGGGACGCCGTCCTCGATCTCCAGTTCGCAGCTCTGGCGGATCAGGCGGTGTTGGCCC carries:
- a CDS encoding putative bifunctional diguanylate cyclase/phosphodiesterase, whose protein sequence is MSFPIPENEAERLAELHALDILNSPPSAVLDGVCVLARKMFNLPSACIGLVDRDRQWFKANSGFGQAEGTSRAHSFSTWTLMTEEMLVVPDARDDPRFRDNIYVVGDPYIRFYIGSPIALRPGLNIGSLCMFGPEPRELASDEREIVLHLTKIIVDQFRLHEATRRTKRELEHRRTSQSLLEMQSRELWRRQTLLAQTERLAKVGGWELDVATRRLSWSDGVYRIYGLPPTSEPTEELALAHFPLEARRHFRRKFVHALRTGEAFEMELPFVNAQGQHRLIRQSCELEIEDGVPARAFGIMQDVTERKQAEQRMWHMANHDALTDLPNRGLMRDKLDIALRRARRSGGYVGVLLVDLDQFKDVNDTLGHDAGDALLIEVARRLMASVSELDTVARLGGDEFIVLLSRMENADDGMIVAQRILAALSLPFEYRRTSLSCRGSIGVTVAPDHGTDPSTLLKNADIALYRAKSAGRGIAIGYDPRMQKATENRVQLAARVRLGLKNGEFQPFYQPKVSLSTGAIVGFEALLRWRHPRRGVLGPQEFSAIFEDPHLSVEMGERLLQLTTRDMAQWTALGCEYGHVAINVSSPEFAHGELPERVLTALDLAGLGAERLTIEVTETVFLGRGTEMVRQSLQILNQAGIRIALDDFGTGFASLSHLKQFPVDRIKIDRSFVHDIEHDIDDAAIVRAVINLGQSLGIETVAEGVETFSQAAYLRANGCDFAQGFLYSKALPASRVPALLKGWSPELASYGAPGPLDALM
- a CDS encoding ArnT family glycosyltransferase, which produces MTRAPLRGLRLASRLVGLVDGASRTNMRCVLLLVLLCLVAFLPGFFATPVLDRDEARFALISRQMVDTGQLAETRIGSESAHTRPLGWYWVQSALVGAAQLAGVRNADHTIWLYRLPSLLAAIAAVLLTFWAALAFTGRRGALLAAILLGSSAAVGVAARLAVADAVMLSAAAAMLGALARLYLPTQAREADSLLPTGAPRALVAILWGSLAVALFSRGLMALFYPLMTLLALVAVDRSFRALRVTFPVVGLALCGLVGLVWYLLRHFGMDDSNVASAARAMMGRVSPSFQGTGPLPGTLLVAFGGMFWPAAPLAVLAAPMLWKARRLRTMRLLLAWVVPAWAVLDLIPTKFPAHLLPLFPAVAIAIAIAIERGAMALSGPRLVRVLWLWPVIGAFIAVSALLGLAIFDRTTSLLAWLLLLLGFFALVTAAAAVREYGVEKSALLAVVGMLISGFGVMQLLLPQMASLWVSPRVVAAIARESCPTDSEPLVVGAAGYNEPSLPFLLPGKVRFMDGAAAADFLREGGCHVVLIERRQEVRFVRRAEALGLRFERTADIGGIAYADGRAVRLSVYRRTGG